CAAACAAACTGTGTGCCATCAATTAAAAGGTAGTAGTACCATACTCATCCCATGAGTAAAATCACTGGGAATCTAGCTGAGAGGGGAAAGCCCACAGCTGGTATTACAATCTCTCTTGGAACAGCAAATGGACAGAAAACAGCCTCTGTCCCAATCCTGACTACGGCAGCACCTCATTAGCAACCATGGGAAAGGGTGACTTTGGTGCTCTGTAGAATTCACTTCAAATAACTTTATATCTCCATCGTTATACTTGTGTAATCCATTTTCAAAGTTTCATCAAAAGAGTATGAATAAAGGACCTGAAACCCTCAGGGTCCTCAAGAGAGCCAACGTGGTGTTCCAGGAATAGGCAGGTAACTGTCTGAATCTCTGAAACACAGCAACAGTGCTCAGGACACTTTTGACAGTTAACGGGACACTTTGACTGTGAATATAAGCACAAAAATGGATGAGCCGACTAAGAAATGTAAGTCACAAAATCAGTAACCATGACCAGTGAATGAGCTTTGTTTTGTCTCTTGATTGCAATGTAAAGTCTTGGTTCAATGGTCTATGTTTGGGTGAAAGCTGGTTCATTTCAAATATGGACGGGACAATTCATGATCATAGCAAGCATGTCAATAGTCAGTTTGTGATTATACGCTTAATTATTTATTCAGTGGCTAAAATTAAGATTCTCATAGAAGCATTTCAATTTCTGCTGTagaatgatattgtagcgaattcgggagacaactgtggttgcgttgtctcccgaattcgctacaatatgaaggaAAATAATTGAAAATTGCCACCTGTTCAGAACCATTATTCCGAAATTGCACCTTCATATGGGAATTATATGTTCGCTACTGGTTGATCAGCTGATCGGTTAAGGCTGTATTGTTAATTGCTAACGCTGGGTAAAGTGCAGCATAGGCTGATGCGTTAGCTATAGTGAGTTAGCATACCAAGGTAACTCGGCCAATTCATTCAGGGAGGGATGTGTCAGCGAAAAGCTATTACAAATAACTATTTCTCCTCTAATGTATAGTAACAACAGACACTATTTGATTCTTTCACAAATTATCAAATGATCTACTCACAGGGGTTGCTATTAATGCAGAAAGCTTCAAGTACTGCTTCCACACACCGCTTTGCCCACGCTGGTGCAATCACAAGGAAATGGCAACGAGACGACACGCCCACAACAGCCCGTCATTGGACTAAACGGACCAGTTGGTCGGTGACTCTCAATTATCGTTGGATAAAATGCCTTGTCAATCTAGCCGGGCCGCCACCTCACTTGCACGAACTGGCTTGGTTTGGCTGATGCAACGAAAAAGACAGTGATGTCACTTTGTGACTGATGCAATTGGATTAAATGTATAGATAAGATTTAGCAGAAAAATCTTTTTTCATCATGTTTTGTGTGCAACAACTATACAGGGTTACGCTAAACGTCTTAATTAAGTTTAAAATTGCCCATTCACTATAAACAGCGCTAAAACGTTTGTGCATGTATTTCACCAAATAAAATAAAGTACGCTGAGTATTTGCTTAGTGTAAACAAACTGTTGACATTATTACAGCAATTTTGGATTTTTAAGTCTTGAAAATTCTTGCAACACGAGCTATAAACACAAGTCAATTGTGTCAGTTCAAACGGAAACATGTTGCTGCGTGCTTTGTTTCACAGGGAAGAATTTCTGGATGAACACCCCTAGAAAACCCGTGGGGACTATACCGTATCCGTAGGGTCTTGGCGCTGAAACCCAGGTGAGGTTATTTCACGATGCCGATTGACACTAGAAGGGTTCGGGGGCCAGAAGTGTCACAAAGTCTGTCTTTATTCATCCGCGATCCTGCGACCACCCTGCCCTCGGATGGCACCAGAGAGGACGGTAGGAAGCGGGATCAAGTTGACGTGCGCCCCATTTTCGTCCGGTGTGGACTGGTCAGTCAGGCCAAGGGATCGGCCTACATTGAGGCTGGAAACACGAAGCTCATGTGCTCTGTCTACGGACCAAGAGAAATTGAGCGAAAAGACGAGACCGACATGAAATACGGAAGGTACTAAAATGTATTAATTGTAATCCGGGCCTCTGGTTACCTGCCATGAGTTTGATAGGGCAGAACTATGATTCAATATTAtcgtttatcatctttcagtgtATTCTATCGGGATGAAACATATTGATACTTACTGACTGATATTGTCATAGAAATACATACTTTTGTTGTATAAAATGATGTTAATGAGAAGATGTTGTCATAGAAATACAAATTTTGTTGCATAAAATGATGTTAATGAGAATTTATGATTTGATattttcacaaaatgaggtctgaaataattgaaaatttgtttttgtttgattttaatatatagagcagctcagtgtgatgaacctcagttcatCACAATTCTTAAATATCATATGTGGGGAATTTGTCTAATTCTAATACTTGCTACATTTTAATAATATACATTTTAGACATGAAAACATTGTTGGTGCTATGTGTTAAATATTTAAGCCTCCCTTAAGTTTATGATGCCTGCCAAATGTCAGCACCCTGCTTCTCAAAAGGCTTGGCTTGTATGGATCAACCAGAGCAAACCAGATCTAAAATCCCCTATGATAGTTGTGATAATATGTCCACATTGCTCAGCACTAGTTGCAGTATATATTACCTGTCTTGATAACTGAGCGTGTGTCACACATTGGCAATGCGACCTACTTTTTATTAATAATCAAAAACAACAAAGCTTtctctgtttttttccccatggTTCAAGATTGACTACCGACATGCGGTTTGCTCCCTTCTCTTGCCCAGAGAGACGCTCCTGGATCCAGGGGAGTGAGGAGAAAGACCTCTCACTGATGTTGCTCGAGAGTCTTCAGCCAGCTGTGTGCCTTCACAAATATCCCCGTTCACAGATAGAAGTTAATGTGATGGTTCTCGAGAACAGTGGTTCTGTTGTAGCCCACGCTGTCACATGTGCTTCCCTTGCGCTAGCAGATGCAGGGATTGAGATGTATGACCTGGTACTTGGTTGTTCCATCCAACAGGATGGTAACTCTTATTTGATCGACCCCACCTACTTGGAAGAACAAAAACGCTGCTCTGGCAGTGGGGAGAACCAGGGTGGTCTAATGGTTTCATTCCTTCCCAGCTTGAACCAGTTATCTGGGATGCAGTCTGTTGGGGAGATGGCTGAGGAGACTTTAACAGCTGGGGTTAGGACCTGCATTGAGGGATGCTATAAACTGTACCCCGTCATCCAGAAGTCCCTTGCAAAGGCTGTGCGCAGGGAAACCCCTCTTCCATCAGAGAGCTGAAAAATTGAGACAGAGTTTCATATCATATTTTTGTAAGTTCCTTGATGACAGTATGAATGCTTATGCTTAATCTTTTTACTTGTAATCTTATAGGAACATTAACTGGGTTAATTTAAGTGTATTTTTTTCAATAAACATTAAAATGGTATCAAAACTAATTTCAGAAGGAAATATTACATTTGTGTGCTGACACTTCCAAATAACTTGACGTTGAGAAAGAAAATGCAATGTAAACTCATTGATGCAAAGGGCAAATGGAGGAAGAAATGGGTGCACAGGATAACCTTGTCGACATAGGTGAAAAATAGTGAAATAATAAAGATGAACTAAGGGGGACCTCTAGAGGCAACTAAAGCTTGAGCAGGGACTCACAGTAGATGGGTTATTTATATACTGTGCACAATGCTCACAATTCCCTCCTTGAACGGCTTGTTTAAAAGAGGTATATCTCCATGTGTCAGTGTTCTTGCCTGCAAGCTTTTTGAAGGGTTGGAAATGTTCATATAGTCTATAGCCCATGGTTCATTAGATCCATCCAGGCGATATTTTCTTCATTGGACTTCCTTTCGCCACATTTCTTGCACTGtaaaaataaaaagacaaaatattCCCATCAAAACCAGATCTTTCTCAGGTGAATACTGCTGACCCATGACCTTAACTTCATCAGCGCACcttcacagcaagttgaatcagttcatctggacacaatgtttgagagaaacatttcatcactcatctaagtgttctcttcaatctaaactgactgcaggtatccccacacttaCAAACAATAaattcttgaaagagtggccgctggcctgtagatgggtgtagactgcagccctGGCCTGGCGCGTTAACCCTTCTGTGttatgccatcctcttggccagcgtcatcagatttccctgatgtacacgtcaggccagggctccacagtctacacccatccacagaccagtggccactctttcaaggatgaggatgtgcacatccttgatagggaggaacgctggtttgaacggggagacaAGGTAAGATTCCTGCACGAGTCCGTTTTTGAGACCCGCACCCGCACTACCCCCGTAACCCGCACATATAAACCATTACTTCCGCAACCCGACCCGGCCCGTTGATACAAGACCCGCGACCCGAAACCCGAAACATGCAGGCCTAATAATAACCATGTAATCAATTAGtcatgtcgcggtttttctatagcccggataactatggatggaggcggggacttttaggtgcgacaaaccgggcttcaccaccgttagctggatagctgcgccaatgctagggctatcctgctagttagctagttagccgtgtgctaatgggttagcaagctcaccttgggaccagggctggtgatggaacagggcggctgggctctaggcggggcgggagatggatggctgctctccggggtgcgtgtctctctctctctctgtactctggctccggtgggaccgggtgaatgtctctctcagtctctctgtactctggctccggtgtgaccgggtgaatgtctctctcagtctctctggggaagctctcgggggtagtcagctagctacaggtaccgaggcagtctgctgctaacactaccactgctagccaccgtatctactgtctagcccaggatacgctaggtttccctgctctatcccacgctaaggtgacagtctacgatatggttactaaacagttctggcctttgtctctcccgcggtgtctaatatagttgcgtctgtgacagcgcgagctaacctgtgattggtcctctagctgcacgagcccagtgcaacattccaagtacatccccaggcatttcccactacactgcccccctccagcactgttgagtcccttcaacataaatgaacaacagactacaaagatcagtctgattaatctaacacgataaacgggacagaacacccgcgaaatgaactaggcccggaacaaagggcgtcaaacaaatgtgggtggtcgctatccatactggactcttgtgactagcctagtaacccccaagtcaactagtcacgtccgtcaaagttagtctaggagccaggcgggcctccggactggccggccccgtctggtggtgtacgggagatgggactcagcggcgtcagcttcgtctccttctgggtcaggggcgttggactgcccgcccggagcacaagctgctgtcccacgacgttgggtgattgtcgactcgcctgaagagtagctggcagcagtgtgttggagcggctggaaccgagccggggagcctggtgtgctgggtcctccatcgtcgtttgcgtggaacaggtcctccagccggagatcaaggtcttcatcgatctcctcctgctctgtcactccttcgtactcctctgttctctgcgcccccggctcctccatgtcagcagcgggaggacctccttcaggtgtttcctgcggccctatggctggtgctggagcagacaacagagcatggcgcctgtcatctgtgccccagatcttcaccaggcagtcatctgagcccgtgaaaatgcgtcgcccggtgcggtcgaaggtgacacagtagacagaggagagatgtcccagaatcctcttgtgcatcttcatgtgctggtagacagctgtaggcagtagctggcgtagacggtaggagccattgagccgacgcccattgctcgtctccacgatattgggtggactcccatagataataggaggctctgggggtcgtccacagtgcagagcagccagcgctgagcccttccacacaacatgcttgcagctcttgttggtacgcaggaggttctgcctgccggctcccaggatgctgtggagaccaggcacgctggcaggaacctctttctccagcagtggacatactctagaacacacttggagtaggtggtctgggctgatgtgcctgtgcaacttcaccttgttaatgttgtcgatgccactggccagggtcttgagctcgggggtgctcatgctgtctcctaccggcggaggacttggagagctatcgcgacgccgctcgccttcccatgctactcgccggattctcccttttccttcaacctctcgccccaacgtcgctttaaagtcatactcgcgtgcctcaaccttcctgattgcttcagctagtgttttgggttctgcccccaggacttcatacgcgatgttttggttcttcagcccgcgcagagaggcttctgcagcgtaggcctcctgcagtgtaacaccaacctgcgggtatgccagtgtgacaagtctcctcacttcctcgccaaactcatagagggtcatctctctggcctgcttaacctcgctgagtttacggcgcgcagttccctcaggcagctctttaccgtagcggcggcgtaactgggtgatgagcgcgtggtagtcatcttttatcggagccggctgcgcgatgacaaaagacatggcgttgtccctcagtcggagatacaaggcgtccaaacaggtctcgtcggtccagcccctctttctcgccatccgttcgaatggtccaacgaaactatcccagtcgcccttaccatcgaaagtggcgaggagcttgatgtcattttcgtgtcctcggtcgggaacttgtgagcttcggttgccgctccgactttgaaggtcttttgtctggctctgttgacctctagaggaacctgcctgccctccaacgctgtcatccagcaggtttcggccgccgttgctgtccagggacatttggccaccctgcatcccgtcggggggtggtactgcagtcgctccattttttccaccatgaccgatcggagtgctggtaagtggtgcgggctcactgggtccatttcctgtatagcgcagggctgctggggccgctttgctgctcggcctggctggcgtctcctcgttgcgccggtcgctcaagttagccactgcggccatagctgctggcaacaggtgatcagcgccgtctcgctgtctggcccctgggttctcccgggccggggtgaactgcgagagtaggctcatgtcttgtaccgttctgctagttcgttctccgagcacagcccctgccgaccctacaccactatcgttttgagggctactaggagaaaccccttgcttcactacttgcgcgatgggcgacaaaccgggaggctcaccttggatatctgaacgatgacgggcccaatcggtgcgctgaatgggaggtgtggggggacgagatcgcttagccaccgcttccgctagtccatcgatacgcgctgtgagggcctccatctgcatctctatctggcgttgcatcttaacctgggtctggcgttccatgttttccatctggcgttgcatctgaacctgggtctggttcatggtttccatctgcgccaggaggagcttcatccaggcgtgctctccggggtcttctgtccccacaccagcaccatccagactcaactccgactgttcttttacattttctttgtcctgtgacatttttatttttccactgatttacgtgactactgaagaaattacagtgcttcacaaaatggctgactcactcagttgctagctgggttagctcacagtgtgcaggctgaattatgccgccatgtgaccggggcaggatcctccggtgttgagattatggcgaatcccaaccttttatcccacttctgacaccacttgtcgcggtttttctatagcccggataactatggatggaggcggggacttttaggtgcgacaaaccgggcttcaccaccgttagctggatagctgcgccaatgctagggctatcctgctagttagctagttagccgtgtgctaatgggttagcaagctcaccttgggaccagggctggtgatggaacagggcggctgggctctcggcggggcgggagatggatggctgctctccggggtgcgtctctctctctctctctgtactctggctccggtgtgaccgggtgaatgtctctctcagtctctctggggaagctctcgggggtagtcagctagctacaggtaccgaggcagtctgctgctaacactaccactgctagccaccgtatctactgtctagcccaggatacgctaggtttccctgctctatcccacgctaaggtgacagtctacgatatggttactaaacagttctggcctttgtctctcccgcggtgtctaatatagttgcgtctgtgacagcgcgagctaacctgtgattggtcctctagctgcacgagcccggtgcaacattccaagtacatccccaggcatttcccactacagtcACTAAACCTACATGTATTTAGGATCTGTTTTCAGCGTTTTTCAGTAACGTTGACAATTCATGTATAATTCTGGTGCTTTAATTAAACACATATCACATCTGAGATACACACTAAAATACTATTAGAGGAGAGCTGTTGCGAGGTGTGGCATGCCATGTCTCGCAGTGCTATGACGCAGGACGCGCTCGTGTAAGCTAAATATGCGCAGATTCTACGCAGAGCAACTGATCATTGTATCATGGATTCCTGTTTGTTCAATTACAACCCTTGACAGATGTTGTGAATATCATCTGAATTGCATAGTCTATGCAGATCTGATCTACATGAACGCGTGGTAGGTAAACAAATGGATGCCGACACGCAATGCCAATAGCTTAGCTTTAATGTTATGCTTGACAAGGTCTACTGATAATATGCAATAAACAGTAGACAAATCAATAACCAGACATTACATCGTAATTAGAAAGCTCCATTTTGGATGGAACAACTGTTGCCAATTTCGTTATCGACAGACAGACTAGTTAACAGCCACGTGTACATAAACGTGGCAGCAAATAACGGTAGCTAGCTGCACAAACCCTCTAATGCATATGGGGGTCATTTTGGACCCCAGCGGTAGTTTTTTTTGCAATATCTTTAAAATTAAGTTGTTATAATTTCAAATACCAGGTATTCCTCAAAAATAGTTTTGACATCAAGGCCATTTGCATTTTTAAGttatattgtggtggacacgtattggggacagaattcaacccaggaactaagggttaagtcatggttgccctggcaggttaacgcagggttaagttatggttgtccagccagtagtctggttattcttgccgcctccgctcagtcgagctgtggttttgttgtctctctgatttactgtggattaaagaaagttgcctacacggctaaagtgtgaacctacggtcttctccgttccttcggctctacaatattttatatacatatatatatatatatatatatatatatatacttctactactactttcggctgctcccgttaggggtcgccacagcggatcatccgtttccatttcttcctgtcttctgcgtcttcctctgtcacaccagctacctgcatgtcttccctcaccacatccataaacctcctctttggccttcctcttctcctcttccctggcagctccatattcagcatccttctcccaatatactcagcatctctcctccacacatgtccaaactgtaatatttgctagtaatgtttgatttgctaatgtcccttacggctttccgtagcgccacaacaaagtcacgtgatgtacgtaacaacggcagtcggaatccggtcggtgaataaacacccagcacgagagaagtcgtccttgctttattaatgttataagttaacatagccagagggcacagatcattacatggtgtcagagtagcagagtttaaatacccaatatggattcgtacggcgttccagctccacggatgcactgggaatcggcgaacttacctgaagcatggagacgatttcgacaaacaccggagctaatgttcaagggccccctgcgcgggaagaacgaagaggagaattGCAGCTAcatcctgctctggataggggaaaaagggcgcgatgtgcacaacacttggacactcagcggagaacaagccaagaagctagaaacgtactacgataagtacactgagtataCTTACAGTATATTTttaagtatactttaagttaaGTCCAAGTATACTTGTAGACTTATATTTATAGTATACTTGTAGTATACTTGCTAAAATACTAAATTCGGACCACTTGAAGTATACTATGAGTATACTCTGAGTAAGTATACTCATAGTATACTTACTCATAGTATACTTACTCAGAGTATACTCATAGTATACTTCAAGTGGTCCGAATTTAGTATTTTAGCAAGTATACTACAAGTATACTATAAATATAAGTCTACAAGTATACTTGGACttaacttaaagtatacttaaAAATATACTGTAAGTATACTCATTTTTGGTAAGggcacccccaaagcaaacccgatttatgccagatataaatttcatgaaaagatgcagggagagagtgaatccttcgaacgatttgtaactgagctaaagctcctagtcaaagactgtggctacccaaatgccgacgagatggtcagggaccgcatcgtgtttgccaccaactcacccagagtgagagaaaagctacttagccagggagctgagctaacgctagaaaaagccatagatgtagcccgctcacacgagctagcaaagcaacagctaaagtttatgggccagggcagcacacgtgaaacggtgcacgcaataggcagaaagacttacaaaccgaacgcacccaaagcagctaacgctaacttcagacaaagggagggtaacgttagcaccgccgccagggcgtgtagctattgtggagggctacacggcgctaaagccacttgcccagctaagggtaaacaatgcattaaatgcaagaagctcaatcattttgctaaagtatgcaagtctagctcccagggacagacaaagtactaccgcggcacagtacatgccgtcggagagaacccagaagagtacaccactgacaagagagcaggaagaactgtacttcgacaacattacagttgagagcaccgctgtgggagaacagacagagctgtacatagactgcatctcaatagagaacaacggaaaaagcaacgagcaggcttacgtagaggttggaattggcacacctccacagaaggtaaagtttaaactagacactggggcacaggccaatactattcccaccaacctgttccaggcgctgttcaaaaatgtgacactgaaacca
The window above is part of the Lampris incognitus isolate fLamInc1 chromosome 6, fLamInc1.hap2, whole genome shotgun sequence genome. Proteins encoded here:
- the exosc6 gene encoding exosome complex component MTR3; amino-acid sequence: MPIDTRRVRGPEVSQSLSLFIRDPATTLPSDGTREDGRKRDQVDVRPIFVRCGLVSQAKGSAYIEAGNTKLMCSVYGPREIERKDETDMKYGRLTTDMRFAPFSCPERRSWIQGSEEKDLSLMLLESLQPAVCLHKYPRSQIEVNVMVLENSGSVVAHAVTCASLALADAGIEMYDLVLGCSIQQDGNSYLIDPTYLEEQKRCSGSGENQGGLMVSFLPSLNQLSGMQSVGEMAEETLTAGVRTCIEGCYKLYPVIQKSLAKAVRRETPLPSES